The following proteins are encoded in a genomic region of Zea mays cultivar B73 chromosome 9, Zm-B73-REFERENCE-NAM-5.0, whole genome shotgun sequence:
- the LOC100275408 gene encoding Probable NADPH:quinone oxidoreductase 1: MEAPAAKRVLRVAAISGSIRKASWHSGLIRAAAEVCEDCIPGLRVDHLDVADLPMLNTDLETNGGTGFPPAVEAFRAKVRHADCFLFASPEYNYSITSPLKNALDWASRGVNCWADKPAAIVSAGGNFGGGRSSYHLRQVGVFLDIHFINKPELFVFAFFEPAKFFDSDGNLIDADTRERLKQVLLSLEAFTRRLQNNKD; this comes from the exons ATGGAAGCACCGGCTGCGAAGCGCGTCCTCCGCGTGGCCGCCATCAGCGGCTCCATTCGCAAGGCCTCCTGGCACAGCGGGCTCATCCGCGCCG CCGCGGAGGTGTGCGAGGACTGCATCCCGGGGCTGCGCGTCGACCACCTCGACGTCGCCGACCTGCCGATGCTCAACACCGACCTCGAGACGAACGGTGGTACGGGCTTCCCGCCCGCCGTCGAGGCGTTCCGCGCCAAGGTCCGCCATGCCGACTGCTtcctcttcgcctcgcccgaataCAACTACTCCATCACCA GCCCACTGAAGAACGCGCTTGACTGGGCTTCTAGAGGAGTGAACTGCTGGGCAGACAAGCCGGCCGCCATCGTCAGCGCGGGAGGCAACTTCGGCGGCGGCAGGTCCAGCTACCATCTGCGCCAGGTCGGGGTGTTCTTGGACATCCATTTCATCAACAAGCCGGAACTGTTCGTATTCGCCTTCTTCGAGCCGGCCAAGTTTTTCGACAGCGACGGGAACCTCATCGACGCCGACACCAGGGAGCGCCTCAAGCAGGTGCTCCTGTCCCTTGAGGCCTTCACGCGCAGGCTCCAGAACAACAAGGACTGA
- the LOC100284573 gene encoding mTERF-like protein — protein MVTMSGTRTALAHEGLDYGPRLVAPRRSRLSVVAVAVRTRPASLAVPGLPPPTPEPVLPSPPVAAGVAAVLLEAGVPPADLRRAAGMCPELLSVPAEAVAAALRFLTEEAGVPEAELQRVLRRRPRLLVCPVAARLRPTLYFLRALGVPDLHRRADLLSFSVEDKLLPRIEFLESLGLPARAARSMARRFPALFGYGVDGNMRPKAEYLLGVGAMGRRADELYEFPEYFSYALAARIVPRHEACAASGVAMPLPAMLRPGEAKFRATLDSCVGSTLPRRRSALWHATWVDDDATAAKETMV, from the coding sequence ATGGTGACTATGTCTGGCACCCGCACCGCCCTGGCGCACGAGGGCTTGGATTATGGTCCCAGGCTGGTGGCGCCGCGCCGCAGCAGGCTAAGCGTCGTCGCCGTTGCGGTGCGGACCAGGCCGGCCAGCCTCGCAGTCCCGGGCCTCCCGCCCCCGACGCCGGAGCccgtgctgccgtcgccgcccgtGGCCGCAGGCGTCGCGGCGGTGCTGCTCGAGGCGGGCGTGCCGCCCGCGGACCTCCGGCGCGCGGCGGGGATGTGCCCGGAGCTGCTGTCCGTGCCCGCGGAGGCCGTCGCGGCCGCGCTCCGGTTCCTGACGGAGGAGGCGGGCGTCCCGGAGGCGGAGCTCCAGCGCGTGCTCCGGCGGCGCCCGCGCCTGCTCGTGTGCCCCGTGGCGGCGCGGCTGCGGCCCACGCTCTACTTCCTGCGCGCGCTCGGCGTGCCCGACCTGCACCGCCGCGCCGACCTGCTGTCCTTCTCCGTGGAGGACAAGCTGCTGCCGCGGATCGAGTTCCTCGAGTCGCTAGGCCTGCCCGCGCGCGCCGCTCGCTCCATGGCGCGCCGCTTCCCCGCGCTCTTCGGCTACGGCGTGGACGGGAACATGCGGCCCAAGGCGGAGTACCTCCTGGGCGTGGGCGCCATGGGCCGCCGCGCCGACGAGCTGTACGAGTTCCCCGAGTACTTCTCCTACGCGCTGGCCGCGCGCATCGTGCCGCGCCACGAGGCGTGCGCCGCGAGCGGGGTCGCGATGCCGCTGCCCGCCATGCTCCGCCCCGGGGAGGCCAAGTTTCGCGCCACGCTCGATAGCTGCGTCGGGTCCACGCTGCCCCGGAGGCGGTCGGCGCTGTGGCACGCCACGTGGGTGGACGACGACGCGACGGCGGCGAAGGAGACGATGGTGTGA
- the LOC100381640 gene encoding uncharacterized protein LOC100381640: protein MEKGKGLARRWAVELPDASSSSPAVPDPPGFTRSAPDADDAAGARQRKDSEAAWKAQKAWEVAQAPFKNLMMMGFMMWMAGSTVHLFSIGITFSALWQPLNALRSVGKVFEPFKDPRVDTIAPKLLFIALNLAAMGLGIWKLNTLGLLPTNPSDWVSSLAPAREVEYAGGGLPLI from the exons ATGGAGAAGGGAAAGGGCCTCGCTCGCCGCTGGGCGGTGGAGCTCCCcgacgcctcctcctcctcccccgcCGTCCCCGACCCGCCCGGCTTCACCAGATCCGCGCCCGACGCG GACGACGCCGCTGGAGCGCGCCAGCGCAAGGACTCCGAGGCTGCATGGAAGGCGCAG AAAGCTTGGGAAGTTGCGCAGGCTCCGTTCAAGAACCTGATGATGATGGGATTTATGATGTGGATGGCAGGGAGCACTGTCCACCTCTTCAGCATCGGAATTACCTTCTCTGCTCTGTGGCAACCCCTCAACGCTCTCCGATCTGTTGGGAAAG TTTTTGAACCATTTAAGGACCCAAGGGTGGATACTATTGCTCCTAAGTTGCTCTTTATTGCCCTCAATTTGGCTGCCATGGGATTGGGTATATGGAAG CTTAATACATTGGGCCTTCTTCCAACAAATCCATCAGATTGGGTGTCTTCTCTGGCTCCTGCTCGG GAGGTTGAATATGCCGGAGGAGGGCTCCCCTTAATTTAA